A genomic segment from Ramlibacter agri encodes:
- a CDS encoding Crp/Fnr family transcriptional regulator, translated as MSELTLHQRRRAPTDAELALIPWLAVLQPAERARAVPHIKVGDALPGDLVCRVGRPVTYWFGVIEGLLKMSNENAQGQTITFSGLPPGGWFGEGTVLKGESYRYNVQALRRSVVGGLPADTFHWLLDHSIGFNRFVMNQLNERLAQFIAAREIDRMSNPDLRVARNLAALFNPALFPGVGEMLRITQQELAYLVGLSRQRVNEALSALQGQGIIRVEYGGLRILDLQALRTSLIPNRAHA; from the coding sequence TGGCTGGCCGTGCTGCAACCGGCCGAACGCGCGCGTGCCGTGCCGCACATCAAGGTCGGTGACGCGCTCCCGGGCGATCTCGTGTGCCGCGTCGGCCGGCCGGTCACCTACTGGTTCGGCGTCATCGAAGGCCTGCTCAAGATGAGCAACGAGAACGCGCAGGGCCAGACCATCACCTTCAGCGGCCTGCCGCCGGGCGGCTGGTTCGGCGAAGGCACCGTGCTGAAAGGCGAGAGCTATCGCTACAACGTGCAGGCCCTGCGCCGCAGCGTGGTGGGTGGCCTGCCGGCGGACACCTTCCACTGGCTGCTCGATCACTCGATCGGCTTCAACCGCTTCGTCATGAACCAGCTCAATGAGCGCCTCGCGCAGTTCATCGCCGCGCGCGAGATCGACCGCATGAGCAACCCGGACCTGCGGGTCGCGCGCAACCTCGCCGCGCTGTTCAACCCCGCCCTGTTTCCCGGCGTCGGCGAGATGCTGCGCATCACGCAGCAGGAGCTGGCCTACCTGGTCGGCTTGTCGCGCCAACGCGTGAACGAGGCGCTGTCCGCGCTGCAGGGACAGGGCATCATCCGCGTCGAATACGGCGGCCTGCGCATCCTCGACCTGCAGGCGCTTCGCACCAGCCTCATCCCGAACCGAGCCCATGCCTGA
- a CDS encoding pseudouridine synthase: MPDPQSDNNNAATTRLNKRMAELGLCSRREADDWIAKGWVKVDGQVATMGLQVGPRSRIEVDPKARGQQREQVTVLLHKPMGYVSGQAEDGYEPAVVLVQARNRWQGDRAAHKFNPGQLRGLAPAGRLDIDSTGLLVLTQDGRVARQLIGEDSNIEKEYLVRVAFGAVATDVQRVFPPVQLVRLRHGLSLDGVKLKPAKVDWQNPEQLRFVLTEGRKRQIRRMCEAVGLKVLGLKRVRIGRVALGQLPVGQWRYLDATEGF; the protein is encoded by the coding sequence ATGCCTGACCCGCAATCCGACAACAACAACGCCGCCACCACCCGCCTGAACAAGCGCATGGCCGAACTGGGCCTGTGCTCGCGCCGCGAGGCGGACGACTGGATCGCCAAGGGCTGGGTCAAGGTCGATGGCCAGGTGGCCACCATGGGCCTGCAGGTCGGCCCGCGCTCGCGCATCGAGGTGGATCCGAAGGCGCGCGGCCAGCAGCGCGAGCAGGTCACCGTGCTGCTGCACAAGCCCATGGGCTACGTCAGCGGCCAGGCGGAAGACGGCTACGAGCCGGCCGTGGTGCTGGTGCAGGCGCGCAATCGCTGGCAGGGCGACCGCGCGGCGCACAAGTTCAACCCGGGCCAGCTGAGAGGCCTGGCGCCGGCGGGGCGGCTGGACATCGACTCCACGGGCCTGCTGGTGCTGACACAGGATGGCCGCGTGGCCCGCCAGCTGATCGGCGAGGACTCGAACATCGAGAAGGAATACCTCGTGCGGGTGGCCTTCGGCGCGGTCGCCACCGACGTGCAGCGGGTTTTTCCGCCGGTACAGCTGGTTCGCCTGCGCCATGGCCTCAGCCTCGATGGCGTCAAGCTGAAGCCGGCCAAGGTCGACTGGCAGAACCCGGAGCAGCTGCGCTTCGTCCTCACCGAGGGGCGCAAGCGCCAGATCCGCCGCATGTGCGAAGCAGTGGGGCTGAAAGTGCTGGGCCTGAAGCGGGTCCGGATCGGCAGGGTGGCGCTCGGCCAACTACCCGTAGGACAGTGGCGTTACCTGGATGCAACAGAAGGTTTCTAG
- a CDS encoding Csu type fimbrial protein, translated as MNLLLKLALLAAASGAMVGTYAATATQTFGVKLVVQESCSIGTTPTDVDFGTHTRQTTAVNTDAAGSLSINCSSGTPYTIALNGGLNATASTRQMLSGANVAAYVLYQDSARATPWGNGTTFGTTVSGTGTGAAVATPVYGRLTSLNFPAGTYSDTVTATVTY; from the coding sequence ATGAATCTGCTTCTCAAGTTGGCCCTGCTGGCCGCCGCGTCGGGCGCGATGGTGGGCACTTACGCTGCCACAGCGACCCAGACCTTCGGCGTCAAGCTGGTCGTGCAGGAGAGCTGCTCGATCGGCACCACGCCGACCGACGTCGACTTCGGCACCCACACCCGCCAGACCACGGCCGTGAACACCGACGCCGCCGGTTCGCTGAGCATCAACTGCAGCTCCGGCACGCCGTACACCATCGCGCTCAACGGCGGCCTGAACGCCACGGCCTCGACCCGCCAGATGCTGTCCGGCGCCAACGTCGCGGCGTACGTGCTGTACCAGGACTCCGCCCGCGCCACGCCCTGGGGCAATGGCACCACCTTCGGCACGACCGTCTCCGGCACCGGAACCGGCGCCGCAGTGGCCACCCCGGTCTATGGCCGCCTGACCAGCCTGAATTTCCCGGCCGGTACCTATTCCGACACGGTCACGGCGACCGTCACTTACTAA
- a CDS encoding Csu type fimbrial protein, with amino-acid sequence MRQFFKAALVAAAISGVSGAYALTDTNNLQVSLTITAACDVTTTAPSSVAFGSHAQTASTPVDNTGAVTVTCQGSTPYNVLLGQGGNYSSGRRLVASGNYVPYELYRDSSHTQVWGQTIGTDTQTGTGTNTFTVYGRVPSLSFPAGNYTDTVLVTVDY; translated from the coding sequence ATGCGTCAATTCTTCAAGGCGGCCCTGGTTGCCGCAGCCATCTCCGGCGTCTCCGGCGCCTACGCGCTCACGGACACCAACAACCTGCAGGTCTCGCTGACCATCACCGCCGCTTGCGACGTCACGACGACGGCGCCCAGCTCGGTGGCCTTCGGCAGCCACGCCCAGACCGCATCGACCCCGGTGGACAACACCGGCGCCGTCACGGTGACCTGCCAGGGTTCCACGCCCTACAACGTCCTGCTGGGCCAGGGCGGCAACTACTCCAGCGGCCGCCGCCTGGTCGCCAGCGGCAACTACGTGCCCTACGAGCTGTATCGCGACAGCAGCCACACCCAGGTGTGGGGCCAGACCATCGGCACCGACACGCAGACCGGCACCGGCACCAACACCTTCACGGTCTACGGCCGCGTGCCCAGCCTCTCCTTCCCCGCCGGCAACTACACCGATACGGTGCTGGTCACCGTCGACTACTGA
- a CDS encoding fimbria/pilus periplasmic chaperone translates to MNIPTTLSRLARCGLLSLAALLAGGPAAFAADLQVSPISLQFQAREQGQPFWLSNSGTQPLRAQIRVQRWSQAEGVDKLEPANDLVASPPTVEVQPGQRQLIRIVRPQTQPAPVERAYRLIVDELPPSTAPQAGASGAPAGLQFLLRYSVPVFIAPDVAAAGAPANAASAAAPGSGDALTAQWKPAAPQVLEVANAGKARVRISRLIYENAKGEQTELVPGLMGYVLAGQRMQFQLPPAATRLAPGGVFKARFNDNLQEQVLRLAAPTS, encoded by the coding sequence GTGAATATTCCTACCACCCTCTCCCGTCTGGCCCGCTGCGGGCTGCTGTCCCTGGCAGCCCTGCTCGCGGGCGGTCCGGCTGCGTTCGCGGCCGACCTGCAGGTCTCGCCGATTTCGCTGCAGTTCCAGGCCCGGGAGCAGGGCCAACCCTTCTGGCTGAGCAACAGCGGCACCCAGCCGCTGCGCGCGCAGATCCGCGTGCAGCGCTGGTCGCAGGCCGAAGGCGTGGACAAGCTGGAGCCGGCCAACGACCTGGTCGCCAGCCCGCCCACGGTGGAAGTGCAGCCCGGCCAGCGCCAGTTGATCCGCATCGTCCGGCCGCAGACGCAACCGGCGCCGGTGGAGCGCGCCTATCGACTGATCGTCGACGAACTGCCGCCCAGCACCGCTCCGCAGGCAGGCGCGAGCGGGGCACCTGCCGGCCTGCAGTTCCTGCTGCGCTATTCGGTGCCGGTGTTCATCGCGCCGGATGTGGCCGCCGCCGGCGCGCCGGCCAATGCCGCATCGGCTGCCGCACCGGGCAGTGGCGACGCGCTGACCGCGCAGTGGAAGCCCGCCGCGCCGCAGGTGCTGGAGGTTGCCAACGCCGGCAAGGCGCGCGTGCGCATCAGCCGGCTGATCTACGAAAACGCGAAGGGCGAGCAGACCGAGCTCGTGCCCGGCCTGATGGGCTACGTACTGGCGGGCCAGCGCATGCAGTTCCAGCTGCCGCCGGCGGCGACCAGGCTGGCGCCCGGTGGCGTGTTCAAAGCCCGCTTCAATGACAACCTGCAAGAGCAGGTGCTGCGCCTCGCGGCTCCGACTTCCTGA
- a CDS encoding fimbria/pilus outer membrane usher protein: MTTCKSRCCASRLRLPEAAAAFGLGLVLLLSWAPPVAAQAVSAAAAAPDREELYLAVTVNGEALPQLARFLVGPGDALAASAATLREIGLRWPGSETASGLVELAQLSGLKATYDPRNQMINLVAPVAMLDRVPLRLVSGLGAAQPAEASPAEPGLLFNYDLFAQDSHDTSALSGWNELRMFGVGPGVWSTSMNSGVTHDLLGSHHSSVRLDTSWQMNWPQQALSLTLGDTYSGALTSSRAVRVGGLRFGSNFGLQPYQVTAPLNTFVGEATLPSTVDLYINGLRQSTQRVSPGQFLIDSLPSLNGAGRAELVITDINGQRRAVNFDFYGAPSLLREGLWDWSATTGFVRQDYGQRSFSYDHALVASGTARYGLSDRSTLEAQAQAGGGVALAGGGGAWRLGERAGVVSASVAASHSGAGTGRQAVAGYQWTAQPYSVSINSQRRSAGWRDIASRFETRHALDQDSVYAGYSSFLGQLGVIYVRQSYDSGDSQRFLTLSWSRQIGDATLSLNVVKDLASNSDYQAQLALYVPLDQRRSVSVTAARQGDRTNLAVDASQSVDSSAGGWGWRLQAAAGSGPARSQAEVTQMGSLGQWRAGVSGGSSEATTGYAGASGSAVWMGGGLKPMRQVDDAFALVSTSGVPDVPVRLENRVVGQTDSHGLLLIPQLNAYQRNKVAIDTLDLPADMRVESTTADAVPESHSGTLVAFKLRRIAAVQLTLRDEAGTPLPVGSNVTLEPAAGAAPAATTSVGYDGLVYLEDPPAGTVLRVEREGGGTCAAALPPIPGTGWIDLGPLTCR, from the coding sequence ATGACAACCTGCAAGAGCAGGTGCTGCGCCTCGCGGCTCCGACTTCCTGAAGCCGCCGCGGCCTTCGGGCTGGGCCTCGTTCTCCTGCTGTCCTGGGCGCCACCGGTGGCGGCCCAGGCCGTGTCCGCGGCCGCCGCGGCGCCGGACCGGGAGGAGCTGTACCTGGCCGTCACGGTCAATGGCGAGGCGCTGCCGCAACTCGCCCGCTTCCTGGTCGGGCCGGGCGATGCGCTCGCCGCCAGCGCCGCGACGCTGCGCGAGATCGGCTTGCGCTGGCCAGGCAGCGAAACGGCCAGCGGCCTGGTCGAACTGGCGCAGCTCTCGGGGCTGAAGGCCACCTATGACCCGCGCAACCAGATGATCAACCTGGTCGCGCCCGTGGCCATGCTGGACCGCGTGCCCCTGCGGCTGGTGTCGGGGCTGGGCGCGGCGCAGCCGGCCGAGGCTTCGCCGGCCGAACCCGGGCTGCTGTTCAACTACGACCTGTTCGCGCAGGACAGCCACGACACGTCGGCCCTCAGCGGCTGGAACGAGCTGCGCATGTTCGGCGTGGGGCCGGGCGTCTGGAGCACGTCGATGAACAGCGGGGTGACGCACGACCTGCTCGGCTCCCACCACTCCAGCGTGCGGCTGGACACCTCGTGGCAGATGAACTGGCCGCAGCAGGCGCTGTCGCTCACGCTGGGCGACACCTACTCCGGCGCCTTGACGTCGTCGCGCGCGGTGCGCGTGGGTGGCCTGCGGTTCGGCAGCAACTTCGGGCTGCAGCCTTACCAGGTGACCGCCCCGCTCAATACCTTCGTGGGCGAGGCCACGCTGCCGTCGACGGTGGACCTGTACATCAATGGCCTGCGCCAGTCCACGCAGCGCGTGTCGCCGGGCCAGTTCCTGATCGACAGCCTGCCTTCGCTCAATGGCGCGGGCCGCGCCGAGCTGGTCATCACCGACATCAACGGCCAGCGCCGCGCCGTCAACTTCGATTTCTACGGCGCGCCCAGCCTGCTGCGCGAGGGGCTCTGGGACTGGTCGGCCACCACCGGTTTCGTACGCCAGGACTATGGGCAGCGCTCGTTCTCCTACGACCACGCGCTGGTGGCCAGCGGGACTGCGCGCTACGGCCTGTCGGATCGCAGCACGCTGGAGGCGCAGGCCCAGGCCGGTGGCGGCGTGGCGCTGGCCGGCGGCGGCGGCGCCTGGCGCCTGGGCGAACGGGCCGGCGTGGTCAGCGCTTCGGTGGCGGCGAGCCATAGCGGGGCGGGCACCGGCCGGCAGGCCGTCGCGGGCTACCAGTGGACGGCCCAGCCTTACAGCGTCTCCATCAACAGCCAGCGCCGCAGCGCGGGCTGGCGCGACATTGCCAGCCGCTTCGAGACGCGCCATGCCCTGGACCAGGATTCGGTCTACGCCGGCTATTCGTCCTTCCTGGGGCAGCTGGGCGTGATCTATGTGCGCCAGAGCTACGACAGCGGGGACTCGCAGCGCTTCCTCACCCTGAGCTGGTCGCGCCAGATCGGCGACGCCACGCTGAGCCTGAACGTGGTGAAGGACCTGGCGAGCAACAGCGACTACCAGGCCCAGCTGGCGCTCTACGTGCCGCTGGACCAGCGGCGCAGCGTGTCCGTCACCGCCGCGCGGCAGGGCGATCGGACCAACCTGGCCGTCGATGCGAGCCAGAGCGTGGACAGCAGCGCCGGCGGCTGGGGCTGGCGCCTGCAGGCCGCCGCCGGCAGCGGCCCGGCGCGCTCGCAGGCCGAGGTCACGCAGATGGGCAGCCTGGGGCAGTGGCGCGCCGGCGTTTCCGGCGGCAGCAGCGAAGCGACCACCGGCTACGCCGGCGCGAGCGGCTCGGCGGTCTGGATGGGCGGCGGCCTCAAGCCGATGCGACAGGTGGACGATGCCTTCGCCCTGGTCTCCACCAGCGGTGTGCCGGACGTCCCGGTGCGGCTGGAGAACCGGGTGGTGGGCCAGACGGACAGCCATGGCCTGCTGCTGATCCCCCAGCTCAACGCCTACCAGCGCAACAAGGTCGCCATCGATACGCTGGACTTGCCGGCGGACATGCGCGTGGAGAGCACCACGGCCGACGCCGTGCCGGAAAGCCACAGCGGCACGCTGGTGGCATTCAAGCTGCGCCGCATTGCCGCGGTGCAACTCACGCTGCGCGACGAGGCCGGCACGCCGCTGCCCGTGGGCAGCAACGTCACCCTGGAGCCGGCCGCCGGCGCGGCGCCGGCGGCCACCACATCCGTGGGCTACGATGGCCTGGTCTACCTGGAGGACCCGCCCGCAGGCACGGTGCTGCGGGTGGAGCGCGAAGGCGGCGGTACCTGCGCCGCGGCGCTGCCGCCCATCCCGGGGACCGGCTGGATCGACCTGGGCCCCCTCACCTGCCGCTGA
- a CDS encoding Csu type fimbrial protein — protein sequence MKESNMHSPAFLGAWPRRWLRLWLLALLFAAAGPAAAQNCWSSGSASIAFGSAGNGIAVDTSDTVNLTCQADANPRYLRWCLFIGGEAPIAGVNPRYMTNYNGGQMAYDLYSDAARTQVIGPPPTGSGFTVYTGTAVVPGNYAQSAISVPVYGRVAAGQDLPAGNYQAGISNVMFYVAMATSSYPASCTTGAWTGSVGPLYIGVSASVANACRISLATDLDFGAVSTLASNRDQTSQISVRCKAGTTWTLGLSNGVNVTGTSTRRMRNAAGQYVTYEMYRDTGRSQRWGNASGTWATGTGAGDASPTTLTVYGRVPAQAATSGTYSDTVTVTLTY from the coding sequence ATGAAGGAATCGAACATGCACTCGCCGGCCTTCCTGGGCGCCTGGCCGCGCCGCTGGCTGCGGTTGTGGCTGCTGGCCTTGCTCTTCGCCGCCGCTGGGCCGGCAGCGGCCCAGAACTGCTGGAGCAGCGGGTCGGCCAGCATAGCCTTCGGCTCGGCCGGCAACGGCATCGCGGTCGACACGTCGGACACGGTCAACCTCACCTGCCAGGCGGACGCCAACCCGCGCTACCTGCGCTGGTGCCTGTTCATCGGCGGCGAGGCGCCCATCGCCGGCGTCAACCCGCGCTACATGACCAACTACAACGGCGGCCAGATGGCCTACGACCTCTACTCGGACGCCGCCCGGACGCAGGTCATCGGGCCGCCACCCACGGGCAGTGGATTCACGGTCTACACCGGCACCGCGGTGGTGCCCGGCAACTATGCGCAATCGGCCATCTCCGTGCCGGTCTATGGCCGGGTGGCCGCGGGGCAGGACCTGCCGGCGGGCAACTACCAGGCGGGGATCAGCAATGTGATGTTCTACGTGGCCATGGCCACCAGCAGCTATCCGGCCAGCTGCACCACCGGCGCCTGGACCGGCTCGGTCGGCCCGCTCTACATCGGCGTCAGCGCTTCGGTGGCCAATGCCTGCCGGATCTCCCTGGCCACCGACCTGGACTTCGGCGCCGTGTCCACTTTGGCCAGCAACCGCGACCAGACTTCGCAGATCTCGGTCCGCTGCAAGGCGGGCACCACCTGGACGCTGGGGCTCAGCAACGGCGTCAACGTCACCGGCACCAGCACCCGGCGAATGCGCAACGCGGCCGGCCAGTACGTCACCTACGAGATGTACCGGGACACCGGCCGCAGCCAGCGCTGGGGCAACGCCAGCGGAACCTGGGCCACCGGCACCGGGGCCGGCGACGCCAGCCCGACGACGCTGACCGTCTACGGCCGCGTGCCTGCCCAGGCGGCGACCAGCGGTACTTATTCCGACACCGTCACTGTCACCTTGACGTATTAA
- a CDS encoding response regulator, producing MRVLLVEDDEMIGRSLREALAGQGWSVDWVKDGELAQSALADGDYACMLLDLGLPKVDGVEVLRKARARGDTTPVLVLTARDGLDDRVAGLDLGADDYLLKPYELRELLARMRAVIRRRDGAAHSVIGTPGVQLDLTTREVLVQGERSQLSAREFSLLHALLERPGAILSREQLENRIYGWGEEVSSNAVDVLIHGMRRKLGAETIRNVRGLGWRVAADAQAAGAAA from the coding sequence ATGCGTGTATTGCTGGTGGAAGACGACGAGATGATCGGCCGCAGCCTGCGCGAAGCGCTGGCCGGCCAGGGCTGGTCCGTCGACTGGGTCAAGGACGGCGAGCTGGCGCAGAGCGCGCTGGCCGACGGCGACTACGCCTGCATGCTCCTGGACCTGGGCCTGCCCAAGGTCGATGGCGTCGAGGTGCTGCGCAAGGCGCGCGCCCGCGGCGACACGACGCCGGTGCTGGTGCTCACGGCGCGCGACGGCCTGGACGACCGCGTCGCCGGCCTGGATCTCGGCGCCGACGACTACCTGCTGAAGCCCTACGAACTGCGCGAGCTGCTGGCGCGCATGCGCGCGGTCATCCGCCGCCGCGACGGCGCCGCCCATTCCGTGATCGGCACGCCCGGGGTGCAGCTGGACCTGACCACCCGCGAGGTGCTGGTGCAGGGCGAGCGCTCGCAGCTGTCGGCGCGCGAGTTCTCGCTGCTGCACGCGCTGCTGGAGCGGCCCGGCGCCATCCTCTCGCGCGAACAGCTGGAAAACCGCATCTATGGCTGGGGCGAAGAGGTCAGCAGCAATGCGGTGGACGTCCTGATCCACGGCATGCGCCGCAAGCTCGGCGCCGAAACCATCCGCAACGTGCGCGGCCTCGGCTGGCGCGTGGCGGCCGACGCGCAGGCGGCGGGGGCGGCGGCATGA
- a CDS encoding ATP-binding protein, whose product MMKWHVFPQGPMCSIRRALMLWLVPVFLVVGATAAGLGYWSYCAMVSGFLDDQMVQIANAAAGSEEARLPRQTTDRVEHWGAFVVQTFDRQGQLVSTTYPELAAPMPQGEGFQDVEVAGHGWRAYALPPTAPGNHTVQVLQSASFRTHLAAERAAAVVAPVLILLPLAMLVLWGLARAISRALEDIGRQAAQQDEHHITELSMQRVPHELRPLVNSFNSLLRRLRDAFTTQRRFVQDAAHELRTPITAIGLQLENLRGDMSCEGARGRYSQLEAGVRRAQRVVDQLLRLSRQEAAGADGVGIVDLQAQLRESINTLIALADQRNIDLGLVGPEQGAAPVTLRCVAGDLRSILDNLIENALRYTPEGGVVDVRVSQDQGKLALEVVDTGPGIPQELLPRVFDRFFRVPGSAANGSGLGLAIAQAAAQRCGLSLTLRNREDRSGLIARVETAA is encoded by the coding sequence ATGATGAAGTGGCACGTCTTCCCGCAGGGGCCGATGTGCTCCATCCGGCGGGCGCTGATGCTGTGGCTGGTGCCGGTGTTCCTGGTGGTCGGCGCTACCGCTGCAGGCCTGGGCTACTGGAGCTACTGCGCCATGGTCAGCGGCTTCCTGGACGACCAGATGGTGCAGATCGCCAATGCGGCGGCCGGCTCCGAGGAGGCGAGGCTGCCGCGCCAGACCACGGACCGGGTCGAGCACTGGGGCGCTTTCGTGGTCCAGACTTTCGATCGCCAGGGCCAGCTGGTCTCGACCACCTACCCCGAACTGGCGGCGCCCATGCCGCAGGGCGAGGGCTTCCAGGACGTCGAGGTGGCCGGCCACGGCTGGCGCGCCTACGCGCTGCCGCCGACGGCTCCGGGCAACCACACCGTGCAGGTGCTGCAAAGCGCTTCGTTCCGCACGCACCTGGCGGCCGAGCGGGCGGCCGCCGTCGTCGCCCCGGTGCTGATCCTGCTGCCGCTGGCGATGCTGGTGCTGTGGGGCCTGGCCCGCGCGATTTCGCGGGCGCTCGAGGACATCGGCCGGCAGGCGGCGCAGCAGGACGAACACCACATCACGGAACTGTCGATGCAGCGGGTGCCGCACGAACTGCGGCCGCTGGTGAATTCCTTCAACAGCCTGCTGCGGCGGCTGCGCGACGCCTTCACCACCCAGCGCCGCTTCGTGCAGGACGCGGCGCACGAGCTGCGCACGCCGATCACGGCTATCGGCCTGCAGCTGGAGAACCTGCGCGGCGACATGAGCTGCGAGGGCGCCCGCGGCCGCTATTCGCAGCTCGAAGCCGGCGTGCGGCGGGCCCAGCGCGTGGTGGACCAGCTGCTGCGGCTGTCGCGCCAGGAAGCGGCGGGCGCCGATGGCGTCGGCATCGTGGACCTGCAGGCGCAGCTGCGCGAAAGCATCAACACCCTGATCGCGCTGGCCGACCAGCGCAACATCGACCTGGGCCTGGTCGGGCCGGAGCAGGGCGCGGCGCCGGTGACCTTGCGCTGCGTCGCGGGCGACCTGCGCAGCATCCTGGACAACCTGATCGAGAACGCCTTGCGCTACACGCCCGAAGGTGGAGTGGTGGACGTGCGGGTATCGCAGGACCAGGGCAAGCTGGCGCTGGAGGTGGTGGACACCGGGCCGGGCATCCCGCAGGAGCTGCTGCCGCGGGTGTTCGACCGCTTCTTCCGGGTGCCGGGCAGCGCGGCCAACGGCAGCGGCCTGGGCCTGGCGATCGCGCAGGCCGCGGCGCAGCGCTGCGGGCTGTCGCTGACCCTGCGCAATCGCGAGGACCGCAGCGGGCTCATCGCCCGCGTCGAGACGGCGGCCTGA
- the htpG gene encoding molecular chaperone HtpG gives MSQKQTLSFQAEVAQLLHLVTHSLYSNKEIFLRELISNASDACDKLRFEALHHPELYEDAPNLEVRVSYDPAAKTLTIADNGIGLSEQEAIDNLGTIAKSGTREFMGRLSGDQKADAQLIGQFGVGFYSGFIVADRITVESRRAGLKPEEGVRWVSTGAGDFEVETITRAQRGTSVTLHLRDDALDYLSSWKLKSIIGKYSDHISLPIAMRKEEWKEGEEGKPGEHVLTDEWETVNQATALWTRPKKDITPEQYQEFYKAISHDYEPPLAWTHNRVEGSTEYTQLLFIPAHAPVDLWNRDKAAGVKLYVKRVFIMDEAEALLPSYLRFVKGVIDSADLPLNVSRELLQESRDVKAIREGNTRRVLSMIEELANAEDKTKFQKFQSEFGAVLKEGLGEDFGNRERIAKLLRFASTASDTATVSFADYKGRMKEGQEAIYYVTADSQAAAANSPQLEIFRKKGIEVLYMTDRVDEWALGFVNEFDGTPLQSVAKGQVDLGTLQDEAEKRAAEEAAESFQPVLAKLKEALKDKASDVRVTTRLVDSPACLVVTEGGMSLQLARLLKQAGQQAPDMKPVLEVNASHPLVQKLEGSSHFDDLAHILFDQALLAEGGMPEDPAAYVKRVNALLA, from the coding sequence ATGAGCCAGAAACAGACCCTCTCCTTCCAGGCCGAGGTGGCACAGCTGCTGCACCTGGTCACGCACTCGCTGTACTCCAACAAGGAGATCTTCCTGCGGGAGCTGATCTCCAACGCCTCCGACGCCTGCGACAAGCTGCGCTTCGAGGCGCTGCACCACCCCGAGCTGTACGAAGACGCCCCCAATCTCGAAGTGCGCGTCAGCTACGACCCGGCGGCGAAGACGCTGACCATTGCCGACAACGGCATCGGCCTGTCCGAGCAGGAAGCGATCGACAACCTGGGCACCATCGCCAAGAGCGGCACCCGCGAGTTCATGGGCCGGCTCTCCGGCGACCAGAAGGCGGACGCCCAGCTGATCGGCCAGTTCGGCGTGGGCTTCTATTCCGGCTTCATCGTCGCCGACCGCATCACGGTGGAGTCGCGCCGGGCCGGCCTGAAGCCGGAAGAAGGCGTGCGCTGGGTCAGTACCGGCGCCGGCGACTTCGAGGTGGAAACCATCACCCGGGCGCAGCGCGGCACCAGCGTCACGCTGCACCTGCGCGACGACGCGCTGGACTACCTCTCCAGCTGGAAGCTGAAGTCCATCATCGGCAAGTACTCCGACCACATCTCCCTGCCGATCGCGATGCGCAAGGAGGAGTGGAAGGAAGGCGAGGAAGGCAAGCCGGGCGAGCACGTGCTCACTGACGAATGGGAGACCGTCAACCAGGCCACCGCCCTGTGGACCCGGCCCAAGAAGGACATCACGCCGGAGCAGTACCAGGAGTTCTACAAGGCGATCAGCCACGACTACGAGCCGCCGCTCGCCTGGACCCACAACCGGGTGGAAGGCAGCACCGAGTACACGCAGCTGCTGTTCATCCCCGCGCACGCGCCCGTCGACCTGTGGAATCGCGACAAGGCCGCCGGCGTGAAGCTGTACGTCAAGCGCGTCTTCATCATGGACGAGGCCGAGGCGCTGCTGCCCTCGTACCTGCGCTTCGTCAAGGGCGTGATCGACTCGGCCGACCTGCCGCTGAACGTCAGCCGCGAACTGCTGCAGGAAAGCCGCGACGTGAAGGCGATCCGCGAGGGCAACACCCGCCGCGTGCTGTCGATGATCGAGGAGCTGGCGAACGCCGAGGACAAGACCAAGTTCCAGAAATTCCAGTCCGAGTTCGGCGCCGTCCTGAAGGAAGGCCTGGGCGAGGACTTCGGCAACCGCGAGCGCATCGCCAAGCTGCTGCGCTTCGCCTCCACCGCCAGCGACACGGCAACCGTCTCCTTCGCCGACTACAAGGGCCGGATGAAGGAAGGCCAGGAGGCGATCTACTACGTCACCGCCGACAGCCAGGCGGCCGCGGCCAACAGCCCGCAGCTGGAGATCTTCCGCAAGAAGGGGATCGAGGTGCTGTACATGACCGACCGGGTCGACGAGTGGGCGCTGGGCTTCGTCAACGAGTTCGACGGCACGCCGCTGCAATCCGTGGCCAAGGGCCAGGTCGACCTGGGCACGCTGCAGGACGAGGCCGAGAAGAGGGCGGCCGAGGAAGCGGCCGAATCCTTCCAGCCGGTGCTGGCGAAGCTGAAGGAAGCGCTGAAGGACAAGGCGTCCGACGTGCGCGTCACCACCCGCCTGGTCGATTCGCCGGCCTGCCTGGTGGTCACCGAAGGCGGCATGAGCCTGCAGCTGGCGCGCCTGCTGAAGCAGGCCGGCCAGCAGGCGCCGGACATGAAGCCAGTGCTGGAGGTGAACGCCTCGCACCCGCTGGTGCAGAAGCTGGAAGGCTCGTCGCACTTCGACGACCTGGCGCACATCCTGTTCGACCAGGCGCTGCTGGCCGAAGGCGGGATGCCGGAGGATCCGGCGGCTTACGTCAAGCGGGTGAACGCGCTGCTGGCGTGA